ATGTATAGACGATGGTGTTATTATTTACATTTCATTTTGACATAGTGTAAAAATCAATAGATATACATTGTACTAACATTTTGTTGGTAATTCTATATTGTGACCGGAGCatcacaaaaaaacaagtaaaattatttgaagAAAGATGTTTCATTACATAACTGGTAAAGCTTTGAACATAGTTAACttgattaaaattaaagaatttaaaagcGGAAATTAGTTTATgctgtaaaatttttataaaaaaactggAATCataaaacaacaaaattCCTCAAATGAGACGAACATAGTCTGTCattaaatatgatttattttatttgtttgtatGCCATTCATTGgtgattttattatttttatcattgtATCGATCTCAAATGTGACAAATATTACCGCAAGTTgattaaatttgtaattttgCTCTGTAGTTTTTGTGCTTCAAAATGCATTCgcttttgattttttaaagtgtTACAAAATGAAAAGTGCTTCTTTTTAAAGGACCAATTAGAATTCAGAAAgaacattttatttgttgCACGgcaatttacaaaattttagaaaatataaatcatcTTGTAATCCGAAATTCCACAAATTAAATCTACTATAAAACgttgaaattaaaatttaagtaatgacattttacatttcttataatatagaagaacaaaaatattttgtgaTGGAATATTTCATGTCGCAAGCCACATTTGCGTAAAAGAGGATAAGACAAACtaatttaattgttttttatcagTGTTCATGATAGTCGTTTTTATCAGACGTATttcctttttaatatttaagttaaaaattgttaaaaaatcaaattttatcaGCTGAGCAATAAACAAAGCCCTATGAATAgtaagaattttaaaattggtGTATTTTTGAACAGATTGTAAATATGTCAACTTTGAtaatttgtatatatatatcgataaatatgaaatttaaataatttactaGTTTGGGGAAACACGGATATTCACTATAATTCTGCGACTTGAAGCGGAATAGTTCCGATATAGCCATACAAAAGAAATTAGTTATTAGGggtataataaaaaaataaaaatagccccatgaattttatatatctaCTGCttcaaaatatatcaacaacaaaaaacggagaaaacaaaaacggtattaataaactttttCTAAATGGCACACTCGATTTAGTAACTTCTGAAAATTCGGAAAAGCATTTTAATGAGTTTTGTCGGggaaaaaatttgaaaaatggATGGCTATTAAATGAATTTGATTATAGTGAAAAGACGAAAATTAGCttacagaaaaaaaagaaatatgcCACGAATACTACTGCAAAAAATTCTCAGGATGTAACTATAAATGTACCATGTACTAATGAGAATAATACAGACGAGGATACTTTTTTAGAAACAGTTTCCAATTCAACAAAAATATCGACAAATAAAGAACACAACAAATGTATTTGTTTAGTTGGTTTTTGTTTAGAAAATAGTTTACTGGGTACTTTTTTGGGTATTATAATAGTTTTTCTGATTCTTGTTcttcttatttataattttcctCAATTGTTTACTaaagagaaataaaaatttaaataattattttttttagtacgTACAAAACACATCACATGTCTTCAGTAAATGATCgcaaaaacaatttaacaccattttataatataaaaaccaaatacaatcatttttataattaaaattcttaCGTAATATAGATTCGCcgataaatattattattaattaatgaAACTACTTGTTTATAAACTTTGAAATTAAATCTAACCCCTAGATATAATACGAAATCCGCCCATTTTATTGTGTATTCTAATGTGGGGTGGCTATTAGCATAGACTTCactatattatatataaattaaaggtgctattaatttatagatttttagTATTATACAGCCATAGCTGTCAAGATTCCTCACAGAggatctttttttttgttgtagattttaacaaaaaaatgtcGATCAATTCATATGTCATGAATAATGTgaactttatttattcttcGGGCCAAAGACTCGGAATATGGAATcaatttatctttttttttgagtcAAAAATTcgtattttttcatttacaTTATTCTTAGAAGAGTTATTATAATGTGCGATAATCTATGATTCGATAAATCAACAcgagttttacaaaattacATGCTAAAACAATAGATTTTAGAAGCAGGctaaaattattacaatTGTCTGCtgtacataaaaaaataaaatacgaCTTCaggaaaagaaataaaatatttaaatatcattctaaaaaactatataatgaattaaatataactaaatatgtttgatttttttatagcgAAATTCGGGCTAAAAGGCCCACAATGAGCGTTTTTTggatataaatattttttttaaaaaaacaccCTTTTTTTGGAAAGTCAAAACGGGAAAAaaggaagaaaaaataaatttaataatatttgtaaatacatctcctttaaaatttcttcttaaCATAAATCTTATTAGTGAACCAGAAATCAGTGTTCTTGTTCTGTGTCTTACTGaagtttcattttttataccaAACCAATTTCCTTCAATAGTGTTAGTATGACAGCTATTGATATTGTTCACAAATTCAATGGAATGATTAACAGTTTTATGCTCTGCAAATATGTCTTTTAATTTGCTGTAAGACTTAAAGCAGTCACTGTGTATTATTGATTCTCTGtgaacataatttttaattatttcttctaaagTGTCAGCTCTTCTATTGTCTACTGGAATCATTACAATCTTCCTTTGGGTGGTTCTTTCAACCATCCCAAAAACCCAGACACCATCGACACGATGGCCTTTGTGATATTTCACTTTACCAAATTTGGATTCATCTATTTCTACTATTATTCCTGGTCCACCTATTTTACCagttaaattataaacagTATTTTCCACAATAgataatgttttattaattatatgtCTTATGCATTTTTGACTAATGCCCAGAAATTCACATATGGCAGTCTGTTTAACTTTACAAGACCATAGTTTTATTACTAACAAAATATCTAATATACTTGTCTTTTTGCAATAAAATGGAGtgtcttttaataatgacaCCTTGACTTTACAAGCTTTCCATTTACATATAGCTacatatttgtttttttagtcGTTTTACAATCAGCATCACATTTTGTACACTTTACTGTCTTGTTTTCGATTGCTGTTGAAAAAATGTTCATGAGCTCCTCCTCTCgacttttcatttttggggcaaaaaaattacaaattcACTTAAATACCCTTTTTCTGACCATAGTGGGGCAAAGCTCCAGATCATATGGaccattttataaaaaatatacaaaaggCACTAAGTTCGAGGATGTATAGCCGCGACAGTTAAGATTCGATACGAACGAAggctattaaaaatatcgcAAAAAGAGTTAAGAcgaattatataattaaaaaaaattaattaaaaaaatcactATATAGAGATTTTTAATCACAAGTTCAAACAATCTAAGTTTAGAAAAACGTAAATCAAACATAATTACAACTATTAGTATTCTTTCTATGTTTACAAACTACCTCTTTTCATTATATGATGCTAAGACGGAATTTGAACTAATTTTGGACGCTAATTCATAATTTCTGACTAAAATCTCTAAACAAAGCATATATACAGACAATAGTCTTCTAAATTACTATGTCAAATAGACATAAGCTTGATACTTTATGGGCGGCTAAATAAGATACCAATGATGAAAGCACAAGGGCCCCACTGCGGGATGCCTTAAAATTAGTGTGTTATGGGAAGTAAATGAAAATCTAACTTATTGTGATCAAAAAAACTAGAATGGATTTCTTCATTTGTTGATTagaaacaaaattatagaaTAAATCATCTTAAATAACAGCTATGAGTAAATcacattaattttatttcattaatttttgtttcatatattatctacgataatttttaattaaacataagatatataaattaaaagatagAATTATTTACCACGTTTTTTATGCTTGTTTAACCTTCTGTAGAAAAAAGAATCGAGTATAATTTATgtgatatatttgtattatttCTATCCCccattatgataaataaagacatatttttttttcaaagttTAAAAGagtaaattaattttttttggttcttaagaaaatatttttaaataaatttacttcTTGTAAAATCTAACAAGATATGTTCTATATAAgcatatcattttttatagctAACAATGTTTTGATCCTTACATCACCATGTGTAAAAGATCACGCTCAAGGAAATTGATGCGATTTTACAACAATCAAAACTTGGTAGAAAAGCTAAATTTATGTAgcaaaacataaaattcaatttaaaagattgtCAGCcttattttgtatatagaaaccttatattttaaaaacacaataacatcaaaaaaaaattagatatCGATCAagttagaatttttatttgcaaaatatcatcaattaataaaaaagtagtTAATTACAAAGATTTtgattaatataatatgaTATCACTATTGATAAACATAGatagatttaaataaaaatatttgtacgTCATTTacttaatataatttttataattatttcatgaaatgattttttacaaataactAGAAtacttattatatttacgGACCAAAATTCTACTATTAAAACAGTAAGAAatccaaaaaataaatttaaatcatatttCCAATAGATTACagatagaaatattataagttCATAAATCGATATTTAGACGTTAAAATGTCTTTATTTAGTGTGTATTATCATAATTGTGCCTTATGTGTTAACTTTAGGTAGTGTAGTATCAAAGTATCCCGATGTACACCGAAGAAGGAGTAATATACAATGCaatattaatgttttaacA
The DNA window shown above is from Vairimorpha necatrix chromosome 7, complete sequence and carries:
- a CDS encoding putative SP-containing membrane protein: MNFIYLLLQNISTTKNGENKNGINKLFLNGTLDLVTSENSEKHFNEFCRGKNLKNGWLLNEFDYSEKTKISLQKKKKYATNTTAKNSQDVTINVPCTNENNTDEDTFLETVSNSTKISTNKEHNKCICLVGFCLENSLLGTFLGIIIVFLILVLLIYNFPQLFTKEK